The Sporichthyaceae bacterium genome window below encodes:
- a CDS encoding acyl-CoA dehydrogenase family protein, translated as MSAVDVESSAMFVFSDEQNALRATVRRFLAERSPETEVRRLMETETGYDTAVWQLMAGQLGLQGLALPEKFGGSGFGFVDLQIVLEEMGRALLCAPFLSGVVLAANAVLLSGDEAACAQYLPGIAEGGTIAALAVTEASGSWRAGDVTTAATAVVGGYALSGEKLFVPDGHVADLLFVLARTAVGPSLFAVDPAAGGVTREPMGTLDATRKQSRLTFDGARARLIGEDGGAERPLSQTLDLAAAALAAEQAGGARRVLEMAVEYAKVREQFGRPIGSFQAIKHKCADMLLAVESATSAAYAVGWAIDEGSDEVGVLASLAKAFCSEAYTHCTAENIQIHGGIGFTWEHPAHLYFKRAKSTEILFGNPRYHRALLADRLGI; from the coding sequence ATGAGCGCCGTCGACGTTGAGAGCAGCGCGATGTTCGTGTTCAGCGACGAGCAGAACGCGCTGCGCGCCACCGTGCGCCGCTTCCTCGCCGAGCGGTCGCCGGAGACCGAGGTGCGTCGGCTGATGGAGACCGAAACCGGGTATGACACCGCGGTCTGGCAGCTGATGGCGGGTCAGCTCGGCCTGCAGGGCCTGGCGCTGCCGGAGAAGTTCGGCGGGTCCGGGTTCGGCTTCGTGGACCTGCAGATCGTGCTGGAGGAGATGGGTCGCGCGCTGCTGTGCGCGCCGTTCCTGTCCGGCGTGGTACTCGCCGCCAACGCGGTGCTGCTCTCCGGCGACGAGGCAGCCTGCGCGCAGTACCTGCCGGGCATCGCGGAGGGCGGCACGATCGCCGCGCTGGCGGTCACCGAGGCCTCGGGCAGCTGGCGCGCCGGCGACGTCACTACCGCGGCCACCGCGGTCGTCGGCGGCTACGCACTGAGCGGGGAGAAACTATTCGTGCCCGACGGGCACGTCGCCGACCTGTTGTTCGTGCTGGCGCGCACCGCGGTCGGTCCGTCGCTGTTCGCCGTCGACCCCGCGGCGGGCGGCGTCACCCGCGAGCCGATGGGCACCCTGGACGCCACCCGCAAGCAGTCCCGCCTGACCTTCGACGGGGCCCGGGCACGCCTCATCGGCGAGGACGGCGGCGCCGAGCGCCCGCTGTCCCAGACGTTGGACCTGGCCGCCGCCGCGTTGGCCGCCGAGCAGGCCGGCGGTGCCCGCCGGGTGCTGGAGATGGCCGTCGAATACGCCAAGGTGCGCGAGCAGTTCGGCCGGCCCATCGGCTCCTTCCAGGCCATCAAGCACAAGTGCGCGGACATGCTGCTCGCGGTGGAGTCGGCGACCTCCGCGGCCTACGCGGTGGGTTGGGCCATCGACGAGGGCAGCGACGAGGTCGGGGTGCTGGCCAGCCTGGCGAAGGCGTTCTGCTCGGAGGCCTACACGCACTGCACCGCGGAGAACATCCAGATCCATGGCGGCATCGGGTTCACCTGGGAGCACCCCGCGCACCTGTACTTCAAGCGGGCGAAAAGCACGGAGATCCTGTTCGGCAACCCGCGCTATCACCGCGCCCTGCTCGCCGACCGGCTCGGCATCTGA